Below is a genomic region from Sphingomonas phyllosphaerae.
TGTATCACGGGCAACCGGTCGGCACGAAGAGCGCGTTCGATAGCGGGGCGCTGCCCGATCGCATCCATCTGTATCGACAGGCGATCCTCGCCGAATGGTGCGAAACCGGGGTGCGGCTCGACGATCTGGTCGCGCATGTCACCATCCACGAGATCGGGCACCATTTCGGCCTGTCCGACGACGACATGCACGCGCTGGAAGAGGCGGTGGCGGATTGAGCCTGCTGGTCGCGCGGGCGCTGACCGTCGCGCGCGGCGGACGCGTGCTGGTCGAGAATCTCGACATCGACGTGCCGCGCGGCGGCGCGGTGCTGGTGCGCGGCGCAAACGGTGCGGGCAAGTCGAGCCTGTTGCGCGTGCTGGCGGGGCTGCTGCCGCCGGGCGCGGGTGTGGTGACGCGCGATGGCAGGGTCGCGTGGATGGGGGAGCCGGCGGCGCTCGATCCCGAGCGGCGGCTGGTCGATGCGCTCGGCTTTTGGGCGGCGCTCGACGGTCGCGGTTCGGCCGAGGTGCGCGTCGCCGCGGCGCTGGCGGCGGTCGAGTTGAGCGAGATCGCCGAGGTGCCGGTGCGGATGCTGTCGACGGGACAGCGCCGTCGCGCCGCGCTGGCACGGGTGGTGGCGAGCGGCGCGGACCTGTGGTTGCTCGACGAACCTGCCAGCGGACT
It encodes:
- a CDS encoding metallopeptidase family protein; protein product: MGIAPTADAIETHARSVIARLPAEFRAHLGDVVLLVEEEADAETLAALELEHPLELTGLYHGQPVGTKSAFDSGALPDRIHLYRQAILAEWCETGVRLDDLVAHVTIHEIGHHFGLSDDDMHALEEAVAD
- the ccmA gene encoding heme ABC exporter ATP-binding protein CcmA, with product MSLLVARALTVARGGRVLVENLDIDVPRGGAVLVRGANGAGKSSLLRVLAGLLPPGAGVVTRDGRVAWMGEPAALDPERRLVDALGFWAALDGRGSAEVRVAAALAAVELSEIAEVPVRMLSTGQRRRAALARVVASGADLWLLDEPASGLDVAAVMRLEGLIDGHRGGGGAVVVTTHQPLALPDAVTVTL